Proteins from one Candidatus Neomarinimicrobiota bacterium genomic window:
- the tadA gene encoding Flp pilus assembly complex ATPase component TadA, which translates to MNFRFSKQPEIDDSPSLDFPKSRGTDVRVPSTEKPRHLGRILLRRGIITESQLQTALSVQERESGDSQRSLGLILNNDLGVDRHEVMSEIARIYAFRIVGQRGESFPEEQIEFIKGILEDLDKDTVSRMVHHKVIPYEMNRNALVFAAADPTAPGISPIISDLNFKQYEIAYCRLEVLNHLIEQVYEEKNEYLDLLDDMEFTDAEVAEQTNQIDEEELDAEINRSMLNSLVEGMLLESVRRGVSDIHVLPKEGNVTEVHFRIDGKLQLWHRQEGVKPEAISAVIKDKTRNVDRFERDSSQDGFIQRVVDNHQIRYRVSILPIVGQEFSRKLESVVIRVLDDRKVITDLNKLGLQEQAHSDFLKAITKPSGIVIITGPTGSGKSTTLVAAISHIIDPSINVLTVEEPVEYLIRGARQLKLGDHMTFDQSLRGILRHDPDVVLVGEIRDLKTAEISIKLANTGHLTFSTLHTNDAPSAISRLYKMGVEPFLIANAVNLVMAQRLVRKLCDHCKTPIEDMHPDVPLNLGFTEEEVLETTFYKPVGCDKCHNGYKGRTAIMEALSFTKGIRNAILNAGEQIDEERIKSMAIGNGMLTLRASGRERVKEGVTSLEEVAAITVED; encoded by the coding sequence ATGAACTTTCGCTTTTCAAAACAGCCGGAAATAGACGACTCCCCTTCCCTGGATTTTCCGAAATCCAGGGGGACGGATGTACGGGTCCCCTCCACCGAAAAACCCAGGCATCTCGGCCGTATTTTGCTACGACGTGGAATTATTACCGAGTCCCAACTCCAAACGGCATTGTCGGTTCAGGAAAGGGAATCCGGGGACAGCCAGCGGAGCCTGGGATTAATTCTCAATAACGACCTGGGCGTCGATCGCCATGAAGTAATGTCCGAAATTGCACGAATTTACGCCTTCCGTATCGTGGGACAGCGCGGTGAGTCCTTTCCGGAAGAGCAGATAGAATTCATTAAGGGGATCCTTGAAGATCTTGACAAGGATACCGTCTCACGGATGGTGCATCACAAGGTTATTCCGTACGAGATGAACCGGAACGCCCTGGTTTTTGCCGCAGCCGATCCGACGGCGCCCGGTATCTCCCCCATTATTTCCGATCTCAATTTTAAGCAGTACGAAATCGCGTACTGCCGGCTGGAAGTCCTGAACCATCTAATCGAGCAGGTCTACGAGGAGAAGAATGAATATCTGGATCTGCTGGATGACATGGAGTTCACGGATGCGGAGGTGGCCGAGCAAACCAATCAAATTGACGAAGAGGAACTGGACGCCGAGATCAACCGGAGCATGCTCAATTCCCTGGTGGAAGGTATGCTGCTGGAATCGGTCCGGCGCGGTGTCAGCGATATCCATGTGTTGCCCAAAGAAGGCAACGTCACCGAAGTCCATTTCAGAATCGACGGAAAACTCCAACTCTGGCACCGACAGGAAGGGGTAAAGCCGGAGGCGATCTCAGCCGTAATCAAGGATAAAACCCGGAACGTGGATCGATTCGAGCGGGATTCATCGCAGGACGGGTTCATCCAGCGTGTCGTGGATAACCATCAGATCCGGTATCGTGTCTCAATCCTCCCAATCGTTGGACAGGAATTCAGCCGGAAGCTTGAATCAGTCGTTATCAGGGTTCTCGATGACCGAAAAGTCATCACGGACCTGAACAAGCTCGGTCTCCAGGAACAGGCGCATAGCGACTTTCTCAAGGCGATCACCAAGCCGTCCGGTATCGTAATTATTACCGGGCCAACTGGTAGCGGTAAGTCCACTACCCTGGTCGCGGCGATTTCCCATATCATCGATCCCAGTATCAATGTGCTTACCGTGGAAGAGCCGGTGGAATATTTAATCCGGGGCGCCCGGCAGCTGAAACTGGGCGACCATATGACCTTCGATCAGTCGCTCCGCGGCATCCTCCGGCACGATCCGGATGTGGTGTTGGTCGGGGAGATCAGGGATCTGAAGACGGCAGAGATTTCCATCAAACTGGCGAACACGGGACATCTTACTTTTTCAACTCTGCATACGAATGATGCACCGAGCGCGATCTCCCGTCTCTACAAGATGGGCGTTGAGCCGTTTCTAATCGCCAATGCCGTGAACCTGGTGATGGCCCAGCGGCTTGTCAGAAAACTTTGCGATCATTGCAAAACCCCCATCGAAGATATGCACCCCGATGTGCCGTTGAACCTCGGCTTCACCGAAGAGGAAGTGTTGGAAACCACATTCTATAAACCGGTCGGCTGTGATAAATGCCATAACGGCTACAAAGGCAGAACCGCCATCATGGAAGCCCTCTCCTTCACGAAAGGCATCAGGAATGCCATCCTGAATGCAGGCGAGCAGATCGACGAGGAGCGGATAAAATCCATGGCCATTGGCAACGGAATGCTCACGCTGCGTGCGTCCGGAAGAGAACGTGTGAAGGAAGGCGTCACTTCCCTGGAAGAAGTTGCAGCTATTACGGTGGAGGATTGA
- the idi gene encoding isopentenyl-diphosphate Delta-isomerase, which produces MNNDIVSFDDEMLICVDENDTVTGYMSKDECHDGEAILHRAFSIFIFNDHNELLMQKRSDDKRLWPLYWSNSCCSHPRKGESMDLATERRLQEELGLSSDLHYLYKFQYHASFGDAGSEREVCSVYIGRQTDDLNINPNEIAEWKYIAPDDLEMDMQENPEKYTPWFHMEWKRIREEYWDQVLSL; this is translated from the coding sequence ATGAACAATGATATAGTTTCGTTTGACGATGAAATGCTTATCTGCGTTGATGAAAATGACACCGTCACCGGCTATATGTCCAAAGATGAATGTCACGACGGTGAAGCGATACTCCACCGGGCGTTTTCTATTTTTATCTTTAATGACCATAATGAACTTCTGATGCAGAAACGCAGTGATGACAAACGGCTCTGGCCGCTTTACTGGTCAAACAGCTGCTGTAGCCATCCCCGGAAGGGTGAGTCCATGGATCTCGCAACAGAGCGTCGGTTGCAGGAAGAGCTGGGGTTGAGTTCCGACTTGCACTATCTCTATAAATTCCAGTATCATGCCTCCTTCGGTGATGCGGGTTCCGAACGTGAGGTCTGCTCGGTGTATATTGGAAGACAGACCGATGATCTGAATATCAACCCGAATGAGATTGCGGAGTGGAAATATATCGCTCCTGATGACCTGGAAATGGATATGCAGGAAAACCCGGAAAAGTACACGCCCTGGTTTCACATGGAATGGAAACGCATCCGGGAGGAGTATTGGGATCAGGTTCTGTCCCTGTAA
- a CDS encoding response regulator, whose protein sequence is METKILVVNKDEATRKLFLGISEEFEVPIDVFANWYDGLTALLKKEYGLIFIDTNLGDLTGLEFLRLVNGLDLSAATVLLSASLEKELFHERSDIRADVYLERPISVIDVLNNIVTFTQSDRLQQLLKKKNIPRKR, encoded by the coding sequence ATGGAAACAAAAATCTTGGTCGTGAATAAAGATGAAGCAACCCGTAAACTATTTCTCGGTATTTCGGAGGAATTTGAAGTGCCGATTGATGTTTTCGCCAACTGGTACGACGGGCTGACTGCGCTGCTGAAAAAGGAATATGGCCTCATTTTCATCGATACGAATTTGGGGGACCTAACCGGGTTGGAATTTCTCCGGCTGGTGAACGGACTAGATTTGAGTGCGGCGACTGTTTTACTTTCTGCATCTCTGGAGAAGGAACTTTTCCATGAACGATCCGACATCAGAGCCGATGTTTATCTGGAGCGCCCCATTTCCGTTATCGATGTACTCAATAATATCGTAACCTTCACACAATCAGATAGATTGCAACAGCTTCTGAAAAAGAAAAACATTCCCCGAAAACGTTAA
- a CDS encoding type II secretion system F family protein — protein sequence MTKYRYTGNTRQNKTIQIEFEAAKKNEARKKVALFEKKRGLVDGNLEEERIFIYKVSKNGGKPVKGEQRAYNATELTNALENLGYEVHRVEKKLFNFKGSVPTSEVVSFISLSADLLKQKLRFDEILKLISEDVTNKRMKQTIKEIEKDLKDGKDGDQVYGKHQGIFGKFTTYMLSVASTSGNMAEVFESTAKFLERDAEFKKNLRKSLLMPMITLFAVFGVVIAYVAYIFPKTAEMFVKFDIDLPPMTAATMDFSNYLEANWIILTISTLLPIIIAVIFFQTKKGRLWFDKHIIKIPIIGTLLHRTSIEIFSRVFYTLYSGSGENVDVIRIAAEASRNNYIEHRIKSIAIPMMLKDGAGLLESLEATGVFPKTALSRYRLGFESGTLKDNAKQLADYYEAQTSHKMEQTITSINAVISLFIMIVMIAITVISSETAVIQPNSPI from the coding sequence ATGACCAAATATAGATATACAGGTAATACCAGGCAGAATAAAACTATTCAGATAGAGTTTGAAGCTGCCAAAAAAAATGAAGCCAGAAAAAAAGTAGCCCTTTTTGAAAAAAAGAGGGGACTTGTTGATGGCAATTTAGAAGAAGAACGTATCTTCATCTATAAAGTCAGCAAAAACGGCGGAAAGCCCGTCAAGGGTGAACAGCGCGCCTACAACGCCACCGAACTCACTAATGCGTTAGAAAACCTTGGTTATGAAGTTCACCGGGTAGAGAAGAAGCTTTTCAACTTTAAGGGAAGCGTACCGACTTCTGAAGTCGTCTCCTTTATTAGTTTGTCTGCCGATCTCCTGAAACAAAAACTCAGATTTGACGAAATCCTGAAGTTAATTAGTGAAGATGTCACTAATAAGCGGATGAAGCAGACAATCAAGGAGATAGAAAAGGATTTAAAGGACGGAAAAGACGGTGACCAGGTTTACGGCAAACACCAGGGTATTTTCGGCAAATTTACCACCTATATGCTGAGTGTTGCCTCCACCAGTGGAAACATGGCAGAGGTGTTCGAGAGTACCGCAAAATTTTTGGAGCGGGATGCCGAATTTAAAAAGAACCTTCGAAAATCATTATTAATGCCAATGATAACCCTTTTTGCGGTCTTCGGCGTAGTGATTGCCTATGTCGCGTATATATTCCCCAAAACAGCGGAAATGTTCGTCAAGTTCGATATTGATCTGCCGCCGATGACAGCAGCGACGATGGATTTCAGCAACTATTTAGAAGCCAACTGGATCATTTTAACTATCAGCACTCTTCTCCCCATCATTATTGCTGTAATATTTTTCCAGACTAAAAAGGGGCGGCTCTGGTTTGACAAACATATCATTAAAATTCCTATCATCGGTACTCTTCTCCATCGCACAAGTATCGAAATTTTTTCGCGGGTTTTTTACACCCTATACAGTGGTTCTGGTGAAAATGTCGATGTGATTCGAATTGCAGCTGAAGCCAGCAGAAACAATTACATCGAGCACCGGATCAAATCTATTGCCATACCAATGATGCTTAAGGACGGCGCCGGTCTTCTGGAATCACTGGAAGCTACCGGGGTATTTCCAAAGACAGCCCTCAGCCGGTACCGGCTTGGCTTTGAATCGGGCACCCTGAAAGACAATGCGAAGCAGCTTGCGGATTATTACGAGGCACAGACCTCTCACAAAATGGAACAGACCATAACGTCAATCAATGCCGTAATTAGTCTCTTTATAATGATAGTGATGATCGCCATTACTGTAATTTCCTCTGAGACAGCGGTTATACAACCTAACTCACCAATTTAA
- the mvaD gene encoding diphosphomevalonate decarboxylase: protein MQATAKAHPNIALIKYWGKRNAELNLPATGSISMTLDALWTETTARFDKTFDQDILILDGTQATQNATSRVSQFLDIFRSLSGTDQFARVESVNNFPTAAGLASSASGFAALALAASTSLGLDLAPTKLSELARRGSGSAARSIYGGFVEMSPGEKSDGADAFATQLYAESFWDVRLLVLIMSDASKQVSSTDGMNRTMATSPYYSAWKSTIPTDLDEMRVALKRKDIHRVGELAEHSCLKMHASSMASRPGIIYWNKGTVEAMNKVRELRNDGIPAYFTIDAGPQVKVLCLPEDEEKLTTHFQQLPGVEKVITASPGPGVSIVGESP, encoded by the coding sequence ATGCAGGCAACAGCCAAAGCACATCCAAACATTGCTCTCATCAAGTATTGGGGGAAGCGAAATGCAGAACTCAACCTGCCCGCAACCGGTTCGATATCAATGACGCTGGATGCACTTTGGACTGAAACGACTGCGCGGTTTGACAAGACTTTTGATCAGGATATCTTAATTTTAGATGGCACCCAAGCAACGCAAAATGCCACATCCCGGGTGAGTCAATTTCTTGATATATTTCGCAGTCTATCCGGTACAGACCAGTTTGCACGTGTCGAATCCGTAAACAACTTCCCTACTGCTGCCGGACTGGCTTCATCGGCATCAGGATTTGCTGCACTTGCTCTCGCTGCCTCTACATCACTGGGGTTGGACTTAGCGCCAACTAAACTATCCGAGTTAGCACGACGGGGATCGGGTTCCGCCGCACGCTCGATCTATGGCGGATTTGTGGAAATGTCCCCAGGCGAAAAATCAGACGGTGCTGACGCATTTGCAACACAACTCTATGCAGAGTCCTTTTGGGATGTTCGTCTCCTGGTGCTTATCATGTCCGATGCAAGCAAACAGGTGAGCAGCACGGATGGTATGAACCGCACAATGGCAACGTCGCCCTATTACTCCGCCTGGAAAAGCACAATTCCCACAGATCTTGATGAGATGCGGGTGGCTCTCAAGAGGAAAGATATTCACCGGGTCGGTGAACTCGCTGAACATAGCTGTTTGAAAATGCACGCCTCTTCCATGGCGTCCAGGCCGGGTATTATCTATTGGAACAAAGGAACGGTGGAAGCCATGAACAAGGTCCGGGAATTACGTAATGATGGTATTCCGGCGTATTTTACCATTGACGCCGGACCGCAGGTAAAGGTGCTCTGTCTTCCTGAAGATGAGGAAAAGTTAACGACTCATTTTCAACAACTTCCCGGCGTCGAAAAGGTAATTACAGCATCGCCCGGTCCGGGTGTATCAATTGTCGGGGAATCACCATGA
- the tadA gene encoding Flp pilus assembly complex ATPase component TadA, which produces MNNTIQQQKIPDISDIIGRTKKLTSEISDHVSGAELQEQIGQIYLAQPETFRSSLRRFLHDSLRQMEPQDASDMDIGGPGCAGKIWYRIHGEKKPVSNNTPLPHITTDFLCQALLTGRQRALLLEGKNVDFSYSLPSLNGKASQRFRADMYFDLGHLALNVRRISSEIRPFKSLGFHPAVAQLLSVDYQSSGLILVTGISGAGKSSTLDTIIDANNRTANTHIVIIASPVELVHTPQKAIIRHREVGRDVRSFKSGTVEALRQDPDIIVIGELRDPETIITALEVADSGHKTFSTLHTASAIESIDRIVAETPPTEQDRVRHRLADVLTVVISQKLIRDKAGKPVLAKEVLVNNSSVRAAIQNNNTNDIYQILQEGSESGMHTLEQDLKRLVDQGTIEAKTAISHANNKKRMRQLLQYLD; this is translated from the coding sequence ATGAATAATACGATACAACAGCAGAAAATTCCTGATATCTCTGATATTATCGGTAGAACAAAAAAATTGACCTCAGAGATTTCGGATCATGTATCGGGAGCGGAACTCCAGGAGCAGATCGGGCAGATTTATCTCGCCCAGCCGGAGACATTCCGCAGCTCTCTCAGGAGATTTTTGCACGACTCCCTGCGGCAGATGGAGCCCCAGGATGCCTCTGATATGGACATTGGCGGTCCGGGATGCGCGGGTAAAATCTGGTACCGAATCCATGGCGAGAAGAAACCCGTCTCAAATAACACACCACTCCCTCACATCACCACTGATTTTTTATGCCAGGCATTATTGACGGGACGCCAGCGTGCTCTGCTTTTAGAGGGCAAGAATGTTGATTTCTCTTATTCCCTGCCCTCCCTCAATGGAAAAGCCTCCCAACGATTTCGCGCAGACATGTATTTTGATCTGGGACATCTCGCGCTGAATGTCCGAAGAATTTCGTCGGAAATCCGGCCCTTTAAATCGCTGGGATTTCATCCGGCCGTGGCGCAATTACTCAGTGTAGATTATCAATCCTCCGGGTTAATTCTGGTGACGGGAATATCGGGGGCCGGAAAGTCCTCGACTCTGGATACAATCATAGATGCCAATAACCGGACTGCCAATACGCATATCGTCATCATCGCTTCCCCGGTGGAACTCGTCCATACACCACAGAAAGCCATTATTCGTCACCGGGAGGTCGGGCGGGATGTGCGTTCCTTTAAGTCAGGGACCGTGGAAGCCCTGCGCCAGGATCCCGATATCATCGTCATCGGTGAGTTACGCGACCCTGAGACGATCATCACCGCCCTGGAGGTTGCGGATTCCGGGCATAAGACTTTCAGCACCTTACACACAGCCTCCGCGATTGAAAGTATTGACCGGATTGTGGCGGAAACGCCCCCAACCGAACAGGATCGGGTCCGCCACAGACTGGCCGATGTCCTTACGGTGGTCATCAGTCAAAAACTTATCCGGGATAAAGCCGGCAAGCCGGTATTAGCTAAAGAAGTTCTGGTAAATAATTCTTCTGTTCGGGCTGCAATCCAGAATAATAACACAAACGACATTTACCAGATATTACAGGAAGGCAGCGAGTCGGGCATGCACACCCTGGAACAGGATCTGAAACGATTGGTGGATCAGGGGACAATTGAGGCCAAAACAGCCATCAGCCATGCCAACAATAAGAAACGAATGCGTCAGTTACTGCAATATCTTGATTAA
- a CDS encoding type II and III secretion system protein, with the protein MKKSILFAICFLVIRALFAQPANIPVEPRNPDEIVTLSRETTFDQAIQILNSFAREYEQRIIINRTSFQQPIGVNIPAMPWQQALRYITAANGLILEEKKDYYEILPQTPEQAASKSSASRQSFYGTDSKEIRISATFFEGQRRLLREIGVDWSTLNNGKVSIASQGAQNVSSPMFEVGIPSLNPGDLARIAGTGWDIRALFSTFEAANKGEILSSPTIKVLDGETGRIQVGQDFSINQVDFAGNTVTQFFSTGTILDVTPEVVEINDTTFIHMDISAEKSSAQPDPVSTIINKQQASTQILLLSGEETLIAGLYRNEESSVRRGIPYLKNLPWWFFGLRFLFGYDSKDSIEQELVILIKAELIPSISERYSDKSKP; encoded by the coding sequence ATGAAGAAATCGATATTATTCGCAATTTGCTTTCTTGTAATCAGAGCATTGTTTGCTCAGCCGGCCAATATCCCGGTCGAGCCCCGGAATCCCGATGAAATTGTGACTCTCAGCCGGGAAACTACCTTCGATCAGGCCATTCAGATACTGAATAGCTTTGCCCGGGAATATGAACAGCGCATCATTATTAATAGAACCTCCTTTCAACAGCCTATCGGTGTCAATATCCCGGCGATGCCCTGGCAACAAGCACTCCGCTATATCACAGCCGCGAATGGCCTCATCCTCGAGGAAAAAAAGGATTATTACGAAATCCTGCCTCAAACTCCTGAGCAGGCAGCGTCTAAATCATCGGCATCCCGCCAGTCCTTTTACGGGACGGATTCCAAAGAAATAAGAATCTCTGCGACCTTTTTTGAGGGGCAGCGACGACTCCTGCGTGAAATCGGGGTAGACTGGTCGACGCTGAATAACGGGAAAGTGTCTATTGCAAGTCAGGGTGCGCAAAATGTTTCATCTCCCATGTTCGAGGTCGGGATCCCATCACTGAATCCGGGTGATTTAGCCAGAATTGCCGGTACCGGCTGGGATATCAGAGCTCTGTTCAGCACGTTTGAAGCAGCGAATAAGGGTGAAATCCTGTCGTCTCCGACAATAAAGGTTCTAGACGGGGAAACCGGGCGAATTCAGGTCGGCCAGGATTTCTCCATTAACCAGGTCGATTTTGCCGGGAACACGGTAACCCAGTTCTTTAGCACCGGAACCATACTAGATGTCACACCAGAAGTCGTGGAAATCAACGATACAACGTTTATTCACATGGACATCAGTGCGGAAAAAAGTTCGGCCCAGCCCGACCCCGTCAGCACGATTATCAACAAGCAACAGGCGAGTACCCAGATCTTGCTGCTCAGCGGCGAGGAGACTCTCATCGCTGGGTTGTACCGAAACGAAGAATCATCAGTCAGGCGCGGAATTCCCTATCTGAAAAATCTTCCGTGGTGGTTCTTTGGGCTCCGGTTTCTGTTTGGATATGATTCCAAAGATAGTATTGAGCAGGAGTTGGTTATCCTGATTAAAGCCGAGTTGATTCCGAGTATCTCCGAGCGCTACAGCGATAAGTCTAAACCTTAA
- a CDS encoding hydroxymethylglutaryl-CoA reductase, degradative produces MSAKSRIPKFYRRSIEERLDLLHEEELISEEDYISLRNNLNILKPDQADRMIENVIGIFGLPLGLGLNFLINGKPYVVPMVVEEPSIVAAVSAAAKTVLGAGGFHSKSTDPILIGQVQVVEMENPSRAKQAILQNKEEILNLANSLHPNMVARGGGAIDVEVAIHPNSSHKGDMVVTHLLVDTRDAMGANLVNSMCEGIAPLIEKITDGKVFLRILSNLTDRALVKAKCKIPEELLDFNGTPGAEVRDGVILANEFASVDPYRAATHNKGIMNGIDPVAIATGNDWRALEASAHAYAARGSSYTALTSWEKNEDGDLVGSIELPIKVGIVGGSLKANPSVETSLRLLGVESAVELAEVMGAVGLAQNFSALRALVTEGIQRGHMTLHARSVANAAGAYPEIFERVVELLIESSDIKVWKAKEIINDLEKRKEVQFTEGLVEEEKEKLPAGHGKVILLGEHSVVYGSHAVAAPIQLAMQAKVWDSRDGIHLLIPRWGVEEKIHKGANHRYSIYQSLDLILETLELDEESMKIEVFPNVPRAMGLGGSAALAVAIIRALDEHFRLGLSEEEIYDLSYESEKIAHGNPSGIDNTLATYGDFILFKRGEPPFMQELNVPEPIKIVVGLTGVESLTAKMVAKVRKAWENNTSHYEKIFNQINDLAVESVEAIENHDLEQLGELMNINQGLLNALQVSSREIEELIEIARRNGALGAKLTGGGGGGAIIALCPDNPEGVAFAMRKSGYEAMVSTIGGKSQAIDV; encoded by the coding sequence ATGAGCGCGAAATCCCGTATTCCCAAGTTTTACCGGCGTTCCATTGAAGAACGGCTGGATTTGCTCCATGAGGAGGAGTTGATTTCCGAGGAAGACTATATCTCCCTTCGGAATAATTTGAATATTTTGAAGCCGGATCAGGCTGATCGCATGATTGAAAATGTTATCGGCATTTTCGGTCTTCCCCTGGGGCTCGGCTTGAACTTTTTGATTAACGGCAAACCGTACGTTGTACCGATGGTAGTGGAGGAACCTTCAATCGTGGCTGCTGTCAGTGCGGCGGCCAAGACAGTGCTGGGCGCCGGCGGATTCCACAGTAAAAGTACTGATCCAATACTCATTGGTCAGGTACAGGTGGTGGAAATGGAAAACCCGTCCAGGGCAAAACAGGCAATTCTCCAGAATAAAGAGGAGATCCTGAACCTGGCGAACAGTCTCCACCCTAATATGGTGGCCCGGGGTGGCGGTGCAATTGACGTGGAAGTTGCCATTCATCCTAATTCTTCCCACAAAGGTGACATGGTTGTCACTCACCTGCTTGTTGATACCAGAGATGCTATGGGTGCGAATTTGGTCAACAGCATGTGTGAAGGCATTGCGCCACTGATAGAAAAAATTACTGACGGAAAGGTGTTTCTCAGGATCCTCAGCAATCTCACGGATCGGGCACTGGTGAAAGCCAAGTGCAAAATCCCGGAGGAACTCCTCGATTTTAACGGGACCCCCGGCGCAGAAGTCCGGGACGGTGTAATTCTGGCAAATGAATTTGCCTCTGTTGATCCGTATCGTGCGGCCACCCATAACAAAGGAATCATGAATGGGATTGATCCGGTCGCCATCGCCACTGGCAATGACTGGCGCGCCCTGGAGGCTTCGGCCCATGCCTATGCGGCCCGAGGGAGTTCCTACACTGCTCTGACATCGTGGGAAAAAAACGAAGATGGCGATTTGGTCGGGTCGATTGAGTTGCCGATTAAGGTGGGTATCGTCGGGGGCTCGCTCAAGGCCAATCCTTCTGTGGAAACATCCCTCAGGCTACTTGGGGTAGAGTCCGCTGTTGAACTGGCAGAAGTGATGGGAGCTGTCGGTCTCGCGCAGAACTTTTCGGCACTGCGGGCTCTTGTGACAGAAGGGATCCAGCGGGGGCATATGACCTTACACGCCAGAAGCGTGGCCAATGCCGCGGGCGCCTATCCGGAAATTTTCGAGCGCGTGGTGGAACTGCTCATCGAGAGTAGTGATATCAAGGTCTGGAAGGCTAAAGAAATCATTAATGATTTGGAGAAACGCAAAGAAGTACAGTTCACCGAAGGTCTCGTTGAGGAAGAGAAGGAAAAACTTCCCGCGGGCCACGGGAAGGTAATTCTCCTCGGGGAACACTCTGTTGTTTATGGGTCGCATGCGGTTGCAGCTCCAATACAACTGGCGATGCAGGCCAAGGTCTGGGATAGCCGAGACGGCATTCACCTGCTTATTCCACGCTGGGGTGTTGAAGAAAAAATCCATAAAGGCGCCAACCACCGGTATTCGATTTATCAGTCGTTGGATCTCATTTTGGAGACGCTGGAACTGGACGAGGAAAGCATGAAAATCGAGGTGTTTCCGAATGTGCCGCGTGCCATGGGACTCGGTGGCTCTGCCGCCCTGGCGGTCGCTATTATCCGTGCGCTGGATGAGCATTTCCGCCTGGGCCTCTCCGAAGAGGAGATCTACGATCTCTCCTACGAATCGGAAAAGATCGCACATGGTAATCCATCCGGAATCGATAACACCCTGGCGACCTATGGAGATTTTATCCTGTTTAAGCGCGGCGAACCTCCGTTTATGCAGGAACTCAACGTTCCGGAGCCCATCAAAATAGTCGTCGGACTGACGGGCGTGGAGAGCCTGACTGCCAAAATGGTAGCAAAAGTACGCAAGGCCTGGGAAAACAATACCTCCCATTACGAGAAAATTTTTAATCAGATAAACGATTTGGCGGTAGAATCGGTAGAGGCCATTGAAAACCACGATCTGGAACAACTCGGTGAATTAATGAATATTAATCAGGGATTACTCAATGCCCTGCAGGTATCCAGCCGGGAAATCGAGGAATTGATTGAAATTGCCCGCCGCAATGGTGCCCTGGGTGCGAAACTGACCGGCGGCGGTGGTGGAGGCGCAATAATCGCACTCTGCCCCGACAACCCCGAGGGTGTGGCCTTTGCCATGCGCAAATCCGGCTATGAAGCTATGGTCAGTACCATTGGCGGTAAATCCCAAGCGATAGATGTTTGA